Within Bdellovibrio bacteriovorus HD100, the genomic segment ATACTATGACTGCGCGCACCTTCTGCTTTGGGCACTGTGATCTGCAAAACACCATCCTCAAAATGCGCCTCAATTTTTTCGGAGTTCACTTGCACTGGCAAGGTGAAAGAGCGCTGGAAGCGGCCATAGGATCGCTCGGAATACCCACCTTCGGATTTTGACTCGCGGGTGCGTTCTCCAGAGATTGTCAGGATATTGTCATTAAGCTCAACTTTGATTTCATCCTTCTTCATACCCGGCAGGTCCGCACTGACCAGATAGGCATTGTCCTTTTCTTCCACATCCACAGAGGGCGAGAAATCAAATCCCGCTCGAGTCAGGGCACTGGATTCACCCCGGTCGAACTCATTGATAAAATCCTGAAACTGACTGAAGAGATCCGAAGACGGCAGACGACGACCGCCCCAGGGACTTAAACTTCGCATTGGCATGGCATCCTCCTTAGTGAGATGCCTTAAACGTAAGAAGACTGTGGGAAAGCGTCAAGAATGCGCAAGGGCCAGTGTCAAAAGTAAAAAGCCGGAGTGCTGTCAGACACTCCGGCTTTTCTGTTTTGATTATCAATAAGACTTATTTCATTTTTGGCGAGAACCAAAGGTCGATCACACGACCTTCTTTCTTTTTGCCTTTTTCAACAAAGACGAAAGTGCTCTTTTCACGAATCTGGGCACGGTCCGCGATGCCACTCACTGCCGAGTCATCATATTTCAGGGACACGGATTCAATGCGGGATTTCAGCGGTACAAGCTCGCCTTTTTGCACTTTACCATCGCCGTTTTTATCAAACCACAGCGAAAGTTTTGCAAAGTCCTTGTCGTTTTTATCGATCACATTGTCTTTGTTCGAATCAAACTCACGCAAGGCTTCAAAACCGTTTTTAAACTTGTCTCCCTGATTCCCAAACAGTTCATCTTCCGTTGTGATCTGACCATCACCATTGCGGTCCACCGCAATGAAGGCCCCCGGTGCACCGGCTTCAGGCCACATGGTCTTGCCCGTTGGATTCAGTGGGAAGTCCGTCACCGCCGTGAAGTTTGGCATCTTTTCATCGAAGAACACCATCAGAGGTGAGAAGTATCCGCCGCAATAGCCATTCTCACCCGGGAAGAAGGCGGACACACTGTATTGTTTGCCGTCTTTGGAGTTGCTGGTGTAAACGGACGCTGACAGCGGACCATTGTAACCCATGTATGCACCGCCCTGCTTTTGGCCCGGCGCAAATACCTGGTCAAAGCTGACGGCTTCAAGCTTGGCTTCAAAGTCATTGGAGATATTACCTTCTTCATCCACGGTCGTGGTGAAGTTCACCGGAAGGATCACACGCACGCTGTTACCAGCATACTGAGCTTTGACCCCGGCCGTGACGTCCGAAACCTGCGTCACCTGTGCGTCGTTACCCGCTTGGGTCACGACATTGGCCGGATACTTCACGGTGTATGTTTTAAGTGCGCCCTTTTCCCGCAAGGTCAGCTTTACTAACACGCTTGAAACCGGCGAAAGTGGGTTGGAAACGTGTCGCAGATTTGTACCGAAACACGTGTTGGAAATATTCACAGTAATTCCATCGACCGAAGCCCTGGCGGCTTGGCCGGAAAGAACAACCCCTTGAAAACCTGCTGAGCCCCCGGCTCCCGAATTCACGGCTGCAGGCTGTTGTTCAGTCTGTGCATTCGCAGTGGATGACACCACCATGGCTGTTGCACAAGCCCATCTTAACCAAAACATACAAGCCCCCTTTTGGTTTCCCTTTTATTTCTTATCCTTGCGCACGATTTTGAAATAAATCAAAGCATCGTGTGCACTTTTTCTGGAAAACTCCACTTTCGCAACATCCGATGCGAAGAGCTGTCCAGGGCCAAACGTGCGACCGGTGTACATTGACCGATACACATTGACCGTATCCCCCTTGGAATCCTTCTGTAGATAATACTTGATAATACTGACAACTTTCAAGCGCACCAAAGGGGCGGCGCCTCCCATTGGCGGTATATCCCTTAAGAACTTATCTTCATCACCGATTGTCTCAGATGGATACATCGGATTGGTGGTGTTGATGAAGCCCGGGATATTCAAAGGTAACAAACGTGTGGCCCCCGGCGCCTGCACACTGCCCAGGAAAATCGGTGATCTGGCCGGTTTACTATAGTCCGGACCCGATGCCGTCATCTGACGAACCATGGTTGGTGTGTCCAGCATAAGGACATTGCCCACCTGCCAGAAGCGGCCCAACCCTTGAGGATCGGAAAACTGCACGATGCTGTCCTTATTCAATGAAACAAACGTCAACGAAGCCGCCACAAACGGATCACCGGGTGGTGTCCCGACTTGATAGGCGTTCGATGGAGCATACATCATCGAACCGCCCATTTTCTCATTGGTCGCGATAAAGATAAATTCGTTGCGGCGACCCGCTTCAAGCGTCAATTTTCTGGGCGCATTGTCCACTGCGGACTGGGTCACATCGGGAACATAGTCAAAGAACTGACGGCCATTGTCGTCAGTGATAATAACGTTATTAAATGATGGCTCGGAATACTTCAGATCCCGCAGAATCATTCGCTCTGCCAGGATATTGTCGACCTTGTCTTCGATCTCGTTTGTAATTTCTTTTTTAGTCTTTGCAGTAAAGACAAAGAAAGACGCCGCGACCATCCCCATGATCCCCATGAGGGCCACACCGACAATCATCTCTGCTAAAGTTAAACCGCGATTGTTCTTGATCATCATTGTGAGTTCACCACGAATTGATAGTCCACATAACCATAAGACTTGGCATCTCCCGCCACAGCCGCTTTTTCACCTTGCGCCCAGTCCCGGTGGGTCAGACGCACGGTCACCAAATACAACCCTTTCATACCCGGATAGGCCTGAATCACAAATCCGTAGCGCCCAGGGCAACCCGGGCAGTCTTTCGCCGTCGACATCATGCCATTTCCCCAAGCCATTGGCAGATCACCAGGATTCAAGGCGTTTTCACGCTCTTTGTCGGAGGTGAAATAGTTGATCTGGTACATACGCACATTCGGACGGATATTTTCGATCACGTCATTGATTTGTTTGTACAGCGAGTTTTTGGTGCCACTGTCCATGGCGACCTTCTTCATACTCAGAATCCCTGAGATAAAGAACGACCCCACCAGCGTGATCATCGCCAGACCCAGCAGAACTTCCAGAATGGACATACCCTTTTGGTTTGATGCTATTTTCATCATATGCCGGACTCCCTGGAGACTTCGAGAACATAGAATCTCATCAGACGATTTTTACACATCGTCGAGTTGCTGTTATTGATCAGACCGCAATCCGGGTCCACCGCAGTCCAGCGGAATGGATCGGCCTTGGCACGCAATGACAGCGAATTACATTTATACAGATTCGAAACATCACGCATGCTTGGATACGGATGCCATACCGGATAACGGTTGATGGTCGTACAATCCTGCGCGTTCAGGCCTTTCAAAATCCCCGATTGACGAAGCTCAAACGTCGCCATTGGATGATAGATTGTGCTCCACACGATACCGTGCTTATA encodes:
- a CDS encoding Hsp20/alpha crystallin family protein; the protein is MPMRSLSPWGGRRLPSSDLFSQFQDFINEFDRGESSALTRAGFDFSPSVDVEEKDNAYLVSADLPGMKKDEIKVELNDNILTISGERTRESKSEGGYSERSYGRFQRSFTLPVQVNSEKIEAHFEDGVLQITVPKAEGARSHSIKIM
- a CDS encoding EF-hand domain-containing protein — its product is MFWLRWACATAMVVSSTANAQTEQQPAAVNSGAGGSAGFQGVVLSGQAARASVDGITVNISNTCFGTNLRHVSNPLSPVSSVLVKLTLREKGALKTYTVKYPANVVTQAGNDAQVTQVSDVTAGVKAQYAGNSVRVILPVNFTTTVDEEGNISNDFEAKLEAVSFDQVFAPGQKQGGAYMGYNGPLSASVYTSNSKDGKQYSVSAFFPGENGYCGGYFSPLMVFFDEKMPNFTAVTDFPLNPTGKTMWPEAGAPGAFIAVDRNGDGQITTEDELFGNQGDKFKNGFEALREFDSNKDNVIDKNDKDFAKLSLWFDKNGDGKVQKGELVPLKSRIESVSLKYDDSAVSGIADRAQIREKSTFVFVEKGKKKEGRVIDLWFSPKMK
- a CDS encoding pilus assembly FimT family protein, with product MMIKNNRGLTLAEMIVGVALMGIMGMVAASFFVFTAKTKKEITNEIEDKVDNILAERMILRDLKYSEPSFNNVIITDDNGRQFFDYVPDVTQSAVDNAPRKLTLEAGRRNEFIFIATNEKMGGSMMYAPSNAYQVGTPPGDPFVAASLTFVSLNKDSIVQFSDPQGLGRFWQVGNVLMLDTPTMVRQMTASGPDYSKPARSPIFLGSVQAPGATRLLPLNIPGFINTTNPMYPSETIGDEDKFLRDIPPMGGAAPLVRLKVVSIIKYYLQKDSKGDTVNVYRSMYTGRTFGPGQLFASDVAKVEFSRKSAHDALIYFKIVRKDKK
- a CDS encoding type II secretion system protein, producing the protein MMKIASNQKGMSILEVLLGLAMITLVGSFFISGILSMKKVAMDSGTKNSLYKQINDVIENIRPNVRMYQINYFTSDKERENALNPGDLPMAWGNGMMSTAKDCPGCPGRYGFVIQAYPGMKGLYLVTVRLTHRDWAQGEKAAVAGDAKSYGYVDYQFVVNSQ